The Sciurus carolinensis chromosome 18, mSciCar1.2, whole genome shotgun sequence region CCCATTCGGAAAAGCCCCACAGAGCCGACTATGGGGAGGCAGCCcgggaaagggagaagggaggagagagggagggagagagagagagagaaaatgggaacAGGAGATTGAAACACCCAGATGTCTGAGCCTTTATCTCCCActgggagggcaggggaaggaagggcaggacccccctcccaccctcctgcccAGCCCATCCATCCTCTCCTACCTAATGGTCCCTCGGAGAAATTGAACAGGTAGAGGAGGCAGTAGAAGAGCTCATTTCCAGCACACAGGGTGAACAGAGCAGGCTGCACACACAAAGACTGCTGAAGCATGCAGCGGGCCTCATGCACCCCACACCCCACaaagcctctaccactgaggcgGCAGCACATCTCAGCACATCACTTCTCTTGACAAAACTTCTGGTTCACAGATTGAAGTCCACACTCAGGCCCCAGCCACCCCACACCAACCCtcgtttctcttcctcttcttctccctccagCCATGGTTCCTCCCGCTGGGTGCTCAGGGGCCTCATTCCCAGTGTAGCCAGGAGGATTCACACAGGCCTTCCCCACCAATCCTGCCCCTTCATGCCTCAGCCTACAGGTCCCTCCTTCTCAGAGGGTCTGAGCTGTCCCTCCCTGCCACTGTGCCCTCTTCCTGAGCCAGCACCAAGGTTCCTTCACCCAGAAGCTGAGGGAATAGTGGAGAGGCAAGTAATGCTTACCCTGGAGGTGTAGTAGATCCGAAGCACTGGATTCCCAGACAGGTCAATCATCTTGTGACTCTCACTCCCCCGGACCACAGAACTtggagagaaaatagaggaatctGTGGACATTCATTACCTCTAATGTCCATCTAACTCTCACATCAACCCTATGTGGAAGGTGCTGTGTATAGCTGAGGGACTGAAAACTAGTGTCTTTCCCAATTACGAGTTGTGTGGGGGGGGTTGGCAGTCAAGATTCAAATGCCTTATTCAAATGCCTCCATGCCCCTTcctagttgctgaggttggcctcgaatttgtgatcttcaggcctcagcctccccagtggctaggattacaggtatataccaccatgcccagctgctgtCACCCATTTGGAATCTGAGACTAGCCCCCCCAGAAGTGTCTTAGGAATTGCTTAATTCCAACTGTAAATAAGAGTGAAGctgatgcagagagagagagagagagagaaagagagagagagagagagagagagagagagagagacacagacagagacagacagagacagacacacacacacacacacacacacacacacacacggtttgCCCAGGGTCCTTCAATAAAGCAGTTTACATGGAGACCTCCTGAGAAGCCTGAGGCCATCCAGGGACATCCTCCCCACTGTAGTGTTTTCAGCTGGTCGACACCCCGGAACTGAAGCAGACCTGTGGAGGTGCAGCCAGTGACTGGCCACATCCAAGCTCATGCTGAGCTGGAAGAGAAGGGTAGCTCGAGGGTACAGCAGGGCCAGGTTGACCAACAGACACATGGTGGAGCAGCGGTCCGTCAGCATGTCCAACATGGCCCCAAACCGGGTTCCTGAAAAATGGGGACAGTTAGGTGGGAAGGGGTTGTTAGGGGGCAGTGGACCCATGATAGGTGCCCATATCTGGTATATTATTCTGATACAGAGTCTTAAAGGGTTGATAATGTCTACTTTCTGAGGAGAAAAACTGCTGCTATCAGTGGAGTGAGCAAAGTGTGCAAAATGAGCTGGAAGGAAACAGTGCTGATGTGGTAGTTATATCTTTAACACATCAACCCTAGAACCCAGGCTGCAGGGCAAAAGGAGCAGACTTAAAGTCTTGGGAGAAGTCTTAGGGTGGGTCTGGAGAGCAGATCAAGTGAACCCTCCAGAAGCCACACCCTTCACTCCCCATCCCCCCTCTCAACTTGAGATCCCTATTACttgtgcccagcacacagtaggcccCCTGTAAACATCTGTTGAATGGAAATTTATTCAGGGAGACCTCCAGCAGTACCAGGGTCAAGTCCTTTATACAACCCTCACAGCAGGAAATTCTCAAGAACTAGCTTAATTCTCTTCTGCTACAAAACCAGGCTGTTCTGTTCTGCTTTCTACAGGGAAGGGAATGACAGAGCCCTCCGTGAGGTCctaagagggaggggaagggggcaAGGCTGGCAGGTAGGGGGTGCCTCTCACCTTGATTTAGGGCTCGAGCAGCATGTCCATCAAAAGCGTCCAGAAGTCCGCTGAGCAGGTAGAAGGAGGAGGCCGTGAAGGGGCAGCAGGGCATGAAGTAGAAAGCAATGATGGCGAAGACAATCCGGGCATAACCTTGGAATGGGAAGCGGGTACAGCGAGGGATCAGAGAGCCTGTCCGAGGTCCCTCGCCCTCCCATTCTTCCCGGGTTCGCAAGCAGCACTCACCAATAAGGTTAGGCACGAAAAGGAAGATATTTTCGCTTGGCATCGCGGCGGTCCACTGGCCGCCCCGGGCCGGCTCCGGAGGTGCCAACGCTGTCCCAGCCCCACCCGCGCGGCCTCACCCTCCGGCCCCGCACATCGGCCGCCTCGCCTGCGCCCTGGACCCCTCTGCCTGCGCCCAGCCCCAGATGTTAAAGCTCGCAACCGGCGGGAGCATGGGCCAACCAGATGTGCTCAGGGCGCAGGGGGCGCGCGCAACCCGCCCTTCCGATGGGCAGCGCCTCGCCTCCGCCCACCCCGTAGGCGCAGCCGACCCAGCAGCGATCCCTGCTGCTCCAGTTGTACTCGGCTGCCGGAAACCTACTCTTTAGGGATCGTCCTTGCAAAATTGGAGatcagaaaaaagaggaagaagctttgaaaaaaaatggcTGCGGCCCCTTTAAAAAACCTGTCcgtttcctcttccttttcctccctccgcCCCTTTGCAACGGATCGTACCAAAGCACAGTGGGAGAAGAGGGGGCAAAGAACCATCGGCGCcgagcaaaggaaggaacaaaagaGGAAAGGACAAAAGAGGGGAGGCCTAAATGAATATCTCTGCTTTCCTTTTTACGGAGGGCATGACTTCCTGAAGACAAAGATAAAGGGGTAAGATTCCGCCCTCCTGAGTCTTCGCCTCCTGGAGAAACAAGGCTAGTTAGTACAGTCCACATTTTCCTTCCCCGCCCCCTAAGTCGCTGGCCTCATTTGCTCTCGCCGGCTCTAGGCTGAGAGAGGCTAGAGAGGCTTCGGAGCGGCCTGGGGCAGGCTTGCTTCTAGCTTCTGGGGCACCCTAGTGGTGGGAGGATCGGTCCCAGGCTCCACCCTACGTTATCCTCCCGAATTTAAGCCTCTAGCACTGGGGTCACCGCCTCCATTGAGGACCCTGGAGGACCCTGGAGGGGAGGTCGAGGAGCGAACTTTGCATGCTAATTAAATGCCCTCATCTTTGGTTCTAGAATCCCTAATCTCCTAGCAACGGGGTTGTAGAACCTCCACAAACATTAAGGTTTTTATAGCAACGGGTAGCGGCGCCTCCCTGGCTTCCCCTCTTTCCACCCTTCCTCCCCAACTCCTCCCCTTCCCCATAGATCCATAATAGGGGCCCCTTAGACCTCTCCGTCTCCCCCTTCTGCTGAGTACCCCAAGATTTCAACCTATCTGCCAGGTCTGGGGCGGCGAGTAGGCTGCCTTGGCTTGGGAAGGGCCTTGGGAGGGAAGATGGAAGAAGAGGCTCTCTGGGCGAGTGGGTTTTGTGAGTTGTCTCCTCCCCAAAAAAGTATAGGgcagaaattatatatatatgccctcTCCCacccagagagaggagagaactgAGACAGTGGGATGTTTCTTCTAAGAGCCTTGATTAAACCTTGGCTCTGGGAATGGAGGTGGGATGGGTTCTTGGGAAAGCAAGCCAGCTTCTCAGCCTAACACAGGCTTTGACTGTTCTCAGGGGATGGCATCCACTCCTAACAGGAATGACGAAAAAAGGAGCAGCTGGCTGTCTCAAACTGCATCCTGCTTGAGTGGAGGGCAGGTGAGCACTGGAGGGGAGCTCTGGAGGTGGGGGTGTAATGAGGTCAGGAGCTCCCCGGCAGAGGCCCCTGGTCTGAGCTGCAAGCCCTGGGACATTAGCCTTGATGCTGAGTCCTGGGGCTCCCACAGACTGCTCCTCACAGGTCTAGGGCCTTCCAGTCAAATCTCAAGGCTCAACCCTCCAATAATAGACTTCTTAGCCCCAGAGCCTCCAGCTTGGAAGCCCCCAGACCCAGCACTCTGAGACTGTACAGAAGTTTCCAGATTCAAATCTTCTGACTTCCTTTCCCAGAAGGTTTCAGTATCTCATTCTGAAGAATTCCTGACCCGGATCAGCAACGAACTTACAGAGGAGGCCTTGTTTATAGCTGGCTGCCACATGAACTTTGTGCCCACCAAGGAAAAGCAGACAAGAGACCAAGGGACTCAGATATCCAATCACGGTGACCTCCACCTCAGGACTGCTGTGTCTAGAGACCCTCCCACATGCCTGGTTCCAGTCCCTGACCCTCTCCCAACCACTGCTGACCTCTCCAGGAGTCTGTGCCCCTGTGGCCCATCTCAGAGCTGGCCCTAGGCACAATGCCCCGTAAACCCTAACCCAGTACCCGCTCCTTACTGCTGGCCAGAAATTCCCTTGGCCCCTTCTGCCCTAGCCACATCTCCTTCTGCCCATGGGACTAGTCATTTCTCTAACTAGGGCCTCTGCTTCCAGTGCTCTTCACCAAGACCGGAGGCACAGACACCTGGTGAGTGAGGCTTCAAGAAGATGTCCTTTGTCTTGGGAGAAAGATAAGGAGACTGTAGGGGAGAGAGAGCAAGGGTTTGACAACATTCCAGCAGGGTAGCGGGGGGGTTGAACCATGCAGTTCTATTTTATTCTGCTCTGATCCTCAAATTCAGAGTTCTCACTCaaacttcttccttctcttctgccaTCTCCAGCTCCAACAGAAACCATACCCACACTAAGACGTACCACCTGCCATCCCTTCATGGAAAGGTATCTATGAGACTGTTCAATATTAACAAAACATTTAGAGTTTGCACTATATGCCAATTCTTGTTTTAGGAACTTgggacacagaaataaataatagagTGGCAGCCCTTGAATCATTCACAGTTTAATGTGATGACAGACAAATGAATGCCCAATCACAATACAGACAGGTGCgtttaagagaaatggaaaaaatgaaaagaatacatATATTGCAACCTCAGTTgggacaggaaggaaaggaatcATGGAGCCTCCTGGAGAGGTGACACCTAAAGAATTTTCCAGGAGAATACTGGGTGTTGTGGTGCATcaacctgtaatcctagcagctcaggagactgaggtgggaggatcccaagttcagagccagcctcagcaacttagcaaggccctaagcaacttagccagaccctgtctcaaaataaaaaataaaaagggctggagatgtgctcagtggttaagtgcccctgggttcaatacctggttaaaaaaaattttttttccagaaaaataaggGCTGGTAGGAGTATTCCAAGTAGTAGAGATTCCATGAGTAAATGCACAGAGAAGTCTTAGAAGGGTGAGTGTAAGCTGAGGGCAGAGGGTAGGGCCTGAAGCAGCTTAACCACTGGAATATGCAGGTAAGGTAGACAGGGACCAACCAAGAGACCTATGTGTGCCTTGTTAAGATCATGGACATTTTTCTGTAGATGAGAAGCTATTGAAGAATTTGAGTAAGAAGTGGGAAATTTGATATCAGTCACTTTGATAGTCATTGGAAAGGGGAAAAAACTGAAGGCAGGGAGACCAGTTAGGAATTATTCCAAAGAAACCAAACTAGAGACTGATGGTCCTAAGCTGGACAGTACAGGTAGAGATGGAAGGAGGAGTACCGATTGGAAATGGTAAAGGGAAAAAGGGAATCAGACAACTGCCGAGTTTCTGATGTGGGCAACTGAAGTCTGATCAAGCTGTGTTTCCTCTTGAAACTCTACAGTAGCTTCCAATTTTTGAGTAAAAGCCAGTATCCTTCAATGCTTAGTGGCCCTCCTGCTTGATCACTCCACTCCTGTTGTCTCTGATTTCATTGTCGTAACTGCTCCACTTACTTTGCTTTCTCTGCACATGGGCCTCATTCTGTCTGAAACACGACGGGCATGTTTCTGACTTCTGACAGgaaatgtttttatcatttgaTTCAAGCGTGTTTATTTGTGTACATGGGGACTTCAGGTGGAAATATTTCATAGACAGTTGGAAATATAAATTCTGCACTCAATGGAGAGGTCTAAGATAGTGATTGAGAGTTGATCCTGAGGTCATGAGAAGGGAGCTGGCAGTTAAAGGGAGGGTATGTCGTGGCCCTGTGAGGCTTTGGatagagtaagaaagaaaaggtgcTAAGGATAGAGCCCTGGAGAACTCCCTGTAATGGATTGGCACAAGAGGAAAGGATACAGGAAGAAGGCAGAGAAGGAACTGAAGTCAACAGATACTTATTGAGTGTCTTATGATGTGATAGGCTCATTAAATCATGGGGAAACTCATTTTTCTGACTTGGGCCACTACTTCAAGTATTAACCACCAAACCTGAGGCAAAATATAGCTAAGAATAAGCCACTATTCTTGTCCTCAAGGAGCTGACTTTGTAGTGCCTTTGGGACATTGGATCTCTCCTAACTGGGCTGGTATTAGAAATAGTTTGAATAAACGGAAAAGCCCTGGGCCTTAATAATTTATCTGCTAACTTATGTAAATTGCTTTCCTTCTCCCCCAACCCTAAGATGCTCTGTGAGGACCTGTCTGTCCATACAGTGATTTCCCCTCCTTCCCAAATGACACTTGATTGAGGATTTCATCCTGAGCAAACATCTTTCCCTCATCCACCTGCCAGCCCCCCGTGGTCCCAGGAGACTTTTTCTTGCTCACCTTCAAGAAAGAATCTGGAAGCCTACAGATCTTTGAACTGTCCTTTGAATTGTTGGCATTGTGGCTAATTGAAAATGTTAGGAGAGGGAACGGGTGAGTAGATGGGGTGGTAGGTAAATGGTGAATGGGTAAATGGACATATTAATTGAGCAtatattaagcacctactatgtccTAGTTCTGCTCTAGTGCGTAGAgtatagcagtgaacaaaacagattcCCTATTGGCAAGAAGTTTAAAAGGGGCAGAGTGAGAGAGTAGATGGAAGAGAGGTGAGTGGGTGACTGGATAGATGGGGGTAGACAGATGGTGAGTGAAAGGTGGATGGAGTGTGATGGATAGATAggcagatggatgggtggaaggaggatgtgggtgggaggggagatGGAGAGATGGATAGGGAATGGTAGATGAATAAATGGGTGAGTAGTATGCAGGCTGGGTGGATGGGTAAAGGATGAAGAGATGGTAAGACATAAGCTTTGGGTCTAAAGAGTCAAAAGCTCTGTCTTCCAGAGAGTTCTTCCCCACAGTTTGAGACCCAGAGGATAAGCCCAGTTGTTTTTGGTGCTGCCCTTGGCCTCTCATGCCCTCCCCCATTTTCCCCTCTAGAGCATGCCTCAGAGCTCCTGTTTCACAACTTTAAATACTTCATTGGGGGTGGGACTCCTGGTCATGAGCAATGTCACCCTGGAAGTCAATGTAATATTCTGGATTCATCGCACAGATCTCCGTCTTCAGCCAACAAGGATACCACCATGAAGAAAAGGCTCTAATAAAGACACGGGgttcctccccttcccccaatTCAGACAATGCTCTGGTGTTGCTTCTCTGGGTGGAGGTCAAGATATGGATGTTGGATATAAGCATGTAGTGGGGATGGTTTTCATTCAGACACTTCTCTGTCAGCCAGTTGGCAGAGTTGATCTCATGGATCCACACCCATCCTCATAGCTAGAACCTTACAGTCTAGGGCTATGCCATCTGGGATGGTCCGCTCTTGCTTCCGAGGAGCAGCCTCAGCTAcctttggtgctgaggatcctgATCCATGGAACTTGGGGCTTCATGCCTACAGGGACATATTTACACCCATTACTATCCAGAAAGCACTGCAAGCAGCTTTGTGAAGTTTGCATTTCACTCCCAGCTTGGCCACTTATTTAGCCTTCCTGAAGAAGTTGATTGAccaccctgagcctcagtttccttatctggaaaatgggaataagTTGACTAGTTTCACAGTATACTCCTAAGGGTTAGAAAACATAATGAATacaaagtgcttagcacagtgtctggctcAAAAACTAacaagctaaagaaaaaaaaaaaaaaaaaaaaaaacaagctatcAAGCTCAGTTTGTCTCAGTCACTCCCAAATATTTTAAGCATCCTTTCAAGTGTCCTGGAAATGTTCACTTGTACTGAGATATATATTTAAGTAGTAAAAGTCAGTTAATTTGGAGAAAGGCCCTTTAGACAAATAGGCTATAACTTGGGCTGGGAagctgggcatgttggcacatccctgtaatcttagcaacttcaacgggcatggtggtgcacacctgcaatcccagcaaagcaggaggctgaggcaggaggatcacaagttcaaggccaacctcaggaaTTTACTGAGGATATGAGCATCTTACTGAGAcactgtctcacaataaaaaattaaaagggcttgagaaagtagctcagtggtaaagtacccatgggttcaatccccagtaccaaaaaaaaaaaaaaaaaaaaaaaatcctggcaactcagaaggccaaggcaagaggatcacaagttcaaggccagatgccacaatttagagagaccctgactaaaaaatgaaaaggattggggatgtatctcagtggaagagtacccttgggttcaatctcctgtactatacaataaataaaattgggctgggggtgtagctcagtggtagagtgcatgctttgTATACTGGAGCCCTTGTGTTCATTtgccagcaccaaaacaaaaaacaaacaaatgctaTAAACTGCTTATAATGTTCAAAAGTAGGTTGGATATTACAGAAGAAAAGAATACTTATAAACTCAGGCTTAGTAGACATGGAACGGCCAGTATAATGGCAAGACTTGGGGAGGTAATGGTTTACATGAACTCTCAAAAGGGCACTGAATTGTAGGTAAACTGGTCATGAAACAAATTGAGAGCTGTCTGCCTCCTGTCCAACAGTGAGCAGAGAGGGGTAGCTACTGTCACCTGTCCAGAGCCGAGACATCCCAGCCAGTCTTCCAGAGGCTGAGCCAAAAACCAAGCCTTTTTGATGCCAGGCTAGCGCCTGTGACATTGCCCTGCCAATTttggatttctgtctgttttccAAATATCTCCCCTTCCTCAAGCCCTCTCTCCAGAGGGCTCATCATCACCATCTCCAATACTTCGTGACCCACCTTCCCATACCCCACCAGCCCAGTTACAAGTGGTGATTTTCCGTTTATtgctcaaaaacaaaaatccagaagCAAAGGTGGAGAGAGTGTGGGTTCGGGACACAGCAGGAATAGGGAGGGGCTTTGGCCCAGCTGTCCCCTTCATCCTTCCTGTTCTCACCCTCCAAGGCCCAGGAGTTAGGCATCTGGGAGGAGAGAAGCCTTCAAGGCCAAGGGAACAGTAGAGCAGTGGGGGGCAGTCCTTCAGGGTGCCCTGGGTGGGAGGGGTCCCAAGAGTTGCAAGGACACTGAGTTCCCCTCCCAGGGTCCACAAGCCAGTAGGGCAGGGGGCAGGCCCCTTGTTTGGCAACCGAGAAAAGGAGCCTTTGGGCGGCAGGATGCTGGTTTATTTACTTAGGGTCTCCAGGGCCATCAAAACCCCCTTGTGGGACAGGGAGATTATTTAcacagcagggaggagggaagccaGGAGCCAGAGACCAGGTCCTGTGCTCCCCACTGGCCTGaatgaggagggaaggggtgtcCTGGGTCCTGCAGCCTTAGTCTTGGCATTCAGATGGAAACTTCATACTCCCGTGTATCCTGAAGACAGATCAGATCAGTtgttggagtgagatgaaagtGGAAGAGGCAGAAAATGGGAGGAGGCATGGACGAGGAGGGGGAAAGACCCTTGGTTTTTAAAGTAACATTGATCACAGAGGGTTTAGGGGTCACAAGGTGAGAATAAGGCTGAATCTGGACAATGGATGTGTTTGGTTATCCTTTAGTGtcttaaaatgacataaaaatctgAACAACTGGAGGATTTAGCAACTGAGCCTAGTTAGTGTCCACTGTGGGTTAGAGCTGTAACCTTTGGCTGGGCACCAGTTTCTCCAGGAGGCCACAGCCCTCGCCATGC contains the following coding sequences:
- the Cdipt gene encoding CDP-diacylglycerol--inositol 3-phosphatidyltransferase, translating into MPSENIFLFVPNLIGYARIVFAIIAFYFMPCCPFTASSFYLLSGLLDAFDGHAARALNQGTRFGAMLDMLTDRCSTMCLLVNLALLYPRATLLFQLSMSLDVASHWLHLHSSVVRGSESHKMIDLSGNPVLRIYYTSRPALFTLCAGNELFYCLLYLFNFSEGPLVGSVGLFRMGLWVTAPIALLKSLISVIHLITAARNMAALDAADRAKKK
- the LOC124970689 gene encoding putative protein T-ENOL gives rise to the protein MASTPNRNDEKRSSWLSQTASCLSGGQKVSVSHSEEFLTRISNELTEEALFIAGCHMNFVPTKEKQTRDQGTQISNHVLFTKTGGTDTCSNRNHTHTKTYHLPSLHGKPPVVPGDFFLLTFKKESGSLQIFELSFELLALWLIENVRRGNGACLRAPVSQL